Proteins found in one Bremerella volcania genomic segment:
- the mnmA gene encoding tRNA 2-thiouridine(34) synthase MnmA, translating into MARVVLAMSGGVDSSVAAHLLKRDGHDVIGVFMRHGEESPVAECKLDAPGGGTALQILNQRADHKQGCCSASDAADARRVADRMDIPFYALNLQQEFGQIMEYFADEYIRGRTPNPCVMCNNWIKFGKLFDYADSIGAEYVATGHYAKLVPSNQPDGVPRMVRGVDPGKDQTYVLFGIQRDYLKRMLLPVGDFHKDEIRMMAGETGLRVADKKDSQEICFVTSGKHDQFVKQRRPNAETAGDFVLTDGSVVGQHDGIERFTIGQRKGLGIALGEPHYVVKIDPVENHVVLGRIEELGCAELTANHCNWLVEPKSDEFRCEAMIRYNSAALPATVKMLPEGRIAVTFDEPRNGVAPGQAVVCYDSDTVLGGGWIE; encoded by the coding sequence TTGGCGCGTGTTGTATTAGCCATGTCTGGGGGTGTCGATAGTAGTGTCGCCGCCCATCTTCTCAAACGTGACGGTCACGACGTCATTGGGGTCTTCATGCGCCATGGCGAGGAAAGCCCCGTGGCTGAGTGCAAGCTGGATGCTCCTGGCGGCGGGACGGCCTTGCAGATTCTCAACCAACGAGCCGATCACAAGCAAGGGTGCTGCAGCGCGTCCGATGCAGCCGATGCGCGGCGGGTGGCTGATCGGATGGACATTCCGTTCTACGCGTTGAATCTGCAGCAAGAGTTCGGGCAGATCATGGAGTACTTCGCCGACGAGTACATCCGCGGTCGCACCCCGAACCCATGCGTGATGTGCAACAACTGGATCAAGTTCGGCAAGCTGTTTGACTACGCAGACAGCATCGGGGCCGAGTACGTCGCGACGGGGCACTACGCGAAGCTGGTACCCTCGAACCAGCCGGACGGCGTGCCGCGCATGGTCCGCGGCGTCGATCCTGGCAAGGATCAAACGTACGTGCTGTTTGGCATTCAACGTGATTACCTCAAGCGGATGCTGCTGCCGGTGGGGGACTTCCACAAGGACGAAATCCGCATGATGGCCGGCGAGACCGGTCTGCGCGTAGCCGATAAGAAGGACAGCCAGGAGATCTGCTTCGTGACCAGCGGCAAGCACGATCAGTTCGTGAAGCAGCGCCGCCCAAACGCCGAGACGGCTGGCGATTTCGTGCTGACCGATGGCAGCGTGGTCGGGCAGCACGACGGGATCGAGCGATTCACCATCGGCCAGCGAAAGGGTCTGGGCATTGCTCTGGGCGAGCCGCACTACGTGGTGAAGATCGACCCCGTCGAAAATCACGTGGTGCTGGGCCGGATCGAAGAGCTGGGCTGCGCCGAGCTGACGGCCAACCACTGCAACTGGCTGGTCGAACCCAAGTCGGACGAGTTCCGCTGCGAGGCGATGATCCGCTACAACAGCGCGGCCTTGCCGGCCACCGTGAAGATGCTGCCAGAAGGTCGCATCGCGGTAACCTTCGACGAGCCTCGCAACGGCGTCGCCCCAGGACAGGCCGTTGTCTGCTACGACAGCGATACGGTGCTGGGGGGGGGCTGGATCGAGTAA
- a CDS encoding response regulator: MAIRVLVADDHEVVRCGLKTLVADSDIEIVGEAATGDAAISMVDEIKPDVVLLDIRMPEGDGLTTLGRLKLDHPNLAILVLSTYDNPTYVARAVALGASGYVLKGDPRDRLLDAIRTAHRGENAWTRDELRRVTGALATPRLNADVEVPLTQRESEVLRQLALGLTNKEIAQALHISYETVKEHVQHILRKVGVSDRTQAAVWAVRKGLV, encoded by the coding sequence ATGGCAATTCGAGTATTAGTTGCGGACGACCACGAAGTGGTACGTTGCGGACTGAAGACACTGGTAGCAGACAGTGACATTGAAATTGTCGGCGAAGCAGCGACGGGGGACGCGGCGATCTCAATGGTCGACGAAATCAAGCCAGACGTCGTGCTTCTCGATATTCGTATGCCTGAGGGGGATGGTTTGACGACGTTGGGGCGTCTCAAACTCGATCATCCCAATCTGGCGATTCTCGTCCTTTCGACCTACGACAACCCTACCTACGTCGCGCGTGCCGTTGCTCTAGGCGCCAGCGGTTACGTTCTTAAGGGGGATCCGCGAGATCGTCTGTTGGACGCGATTCGAACGGCGCATCGGGGCGAAAATGCCTGGACTCGCGACGAACTTCGCCGCGTGACCGGCGCGTTGGCAACGCCACGTCTCAATGCCGACGTCGAAGTGCCGCTGACCCAACGCGAAAGTGAAGTGCTTCGCCAACTGGCCCTGGGATTGACCAACAAAGAAATCGCCCAGGCACTGCACATCAGCTACGAAACGGTCAAAGAACACGTCCAACACATCTTGCGTAAAGTCGGTGTGTCGGATCGTACTCAAGCTGCCGTCTGGGCAGTTCGTAAAGGTTTGGTTTAG
- a CDS encoding IS110 family RNA-guided transposase, with protein MSSLPTFVGLDYHQDLVQVCVLDSEGRTLANRSVRNEADLIARFALQHGTPQRVAIEACCGAADLAEELVTHRNLPVQLAHPGYVARMKRSPDKTDLADAQLLADLARVNYLPSVWLAPEATRQLRRLVRHRAQLVRRRRDVKLRIRGLLRENRVPSPGGTPWTKKWLTWLQETDDLAPSDRWLVEDHLEELTSLGRRIRAVEAKIRHTVEDDPVVAKLLTMPGVGLVTAVTLRAEIGRFDRFTRGKQLARFCGVTPRNASSGQRQADAGLIKAGNPDLRTVLIELGHRLIRQTSGPWTKLATGMLSRGKPKNVVVAAVANRWVRWLHHELRRETPQADRVLEQAV; from the coding sequence ATGTCTAGTTTACCAACTTTCGTCGGGCTTGATTACCATCAGGATTTGGTTCAGGTGTGTGTTTTGGATTCGGAAGGGCGGACGCTGGCGAATCGGTCGGTGCGGAATGAGGCTGATTTGATTGCCCGCTTTGCGTTGCAGCATGGCACGCCGCAACGCGTGGCGATCGAGGCCTGTTGCGGGGCGGCCGATCTGGCCGAGGAACTGGTCACCCATCGCAATTTGCCGGTGCAGCTGGCTCATCCAGGCTACGTCGCACGGATGAAGCGTTCGCCTGACAAAACCGACCTGGCCGATGCCCAACTGCTGGCCGATCTGGCTCGCGTCAATTACCTGCCGAGCGTGTGGCTGGCCCCCGAAGCAACGCGGCAACTGCGACGCCTGGTCCGCCATCGGGCTCAATTGGTGCGGCGGCGGCGGGACGTTAAACTGCGGATTCGTGGGCTTTTACGAGAAAACCGGGTGCCTTCACCGGGCGGCACGCCTTGGACGAAGAAGTGGCTCACATGGCTGCAGGAAACAGACGACTTGGCACCAAGCGACCGGTGGCTTGTGGAAGACCACCTCGAGGAATTGACTTCCCTGGGGCGTCGCATCCGTGCTGTGGAAGCCAAGATCAGGCACACGGTCGAAGACGATCCGGTCGTTGCGAAGCTTCTGACAATGCCCGGCGTGGGGCTGGTGACGGCGGTTACGCTTCGCGCCGAGATCGGTCGCTTCGATCGCTTCACGCGTGGCAAGCAACTGGCTCGGTTCTGCGGAGTGACGCCTCGCAATGCCAGCAGTGGACAACGTCAGGCAGATGCAGGACTGATCAAGGCCGGCAACCCCGACCTGCGGACTGTGTTGATCGAATTGGGGCATCGACTGATTCGACAAACAAGTGGCCCATGGACCAAGCTAGCGACCGGCATGCTGAGTCGAGGCAAACCGAAGAACGTGGTGGTCGCGGCGGTCGCCAATCGTTGGGTTCGCTGGCTGCACCACGAACTACGCCGCGAAACGCCCCAAGCGGATCGCGTTTTAGAGCAAGCCGTTTAA
- a CDS encoding efflux RND transporter periplasmic adaptor subunit, with the protein MKSLNSLTALVCSLLLTSLLTPAFAQSPVRAVAVQQREIASHKMFVGTVQASKHAILGSAVDGRVVEFNFEEGDFVKANEPVAQLLINTISLQRDAAVAELEVRQAELEELENGTRTLEVEQMRARMLAAQSRKDYMKLRRDRAVELYEKRGVTSKEVYDEAVSAADAAEQEFMDAQKAYELAEEGPRQEQIKQAKARVAVQEAIVQELNDRINKYTIRSLFDGYLVKKSTEIGAWANSGGAIAEVAKLDELDVVANVPEQDIPHVRVGREVQVEVFAYPGRKFPGKVVAIIPQADIRARTFPVKVRVPNQFDEDQPVLKAGMMGNVMLPTSETKLALVVPKDAVVLNRGSKVIYVVAPAEQGQIAKMVPVTLGIHDGSDIEVMGELEPGMSVVTHGNERLRPGQPITVLPATSTASAAGR; encoded by the coding sequence ATGAAATCTCTCAACTCTTTGACCGCTCTTGTTTGCAGCTTGCTGCTGACTTCACTTCTGACCCCGGCATTTGCCCAGTCACCGGTGAGGGCCGTTGCGGTCCAACAGCGCGAGATCGCTTCTCACAAAATGTTCGTCGGAACGGTACAGGCCTCGAAGCACGCCATTCTGGGAAGCGCCGTGGACGGCCGCGTCGTCGAGTTCAACTTCGAGGAAGGAGATTTCGTCAAAGCGAACGAACCCGTCGCCCAACTGCTGATCAATACGATTTCACTACAGCGCGATGCGGCGGTGGCTGAACTGGAAGTTCGCCAGGCCGAGTTGGAAGAACTCGAAAACGGTACGCGCACGCTGGAAGTCGAGCAGATGCGAGCCAGGATGCTCGCTGCCCAGTCGCGCAAGGATTACATGAAACTGCGGCGTGATCGAGCCGTCGAATTGTACGAGAAACGGGGGGTGACCTCGAAGGAAGTTTACGACGAGGCCGTCTCCGCCGCCGATGCCGCCGAGCAGGAATTCATGGACGCGCAGAAGGCCTACGAACTGGCCGAAGAAGGACCGCGCCAAGAACAAATCAAGCAGGCCAAAGCACGCGTTGCCGTGCAAGAGGCGATCGTCCAGGAGCTAAACGATCGGATCAACAAGTACACCATTCGGTCGCTGTTCGATGGTTACCTGGTGAAGAAGTCGACCGAGATCGGGGCGTGGGCCAACAGCGGCGGAGCGATCGCCGAAGTGGCCAAGCTGGACGAGTTGGATGTCGTCGCCAACGTTCCCGAGCAGGACATCCCTCACGTCCGCGTTGGCCGCGAAGTGCAGGTAGAAGTCTTCGCTTACCCCGGACGCAAGTTCCCCGGTAAGGTCGTTGCGATCATTCCCCAGGCCGACATTCGGGCTCGTACCTTTCCCGTCAAAGTGCGCGTTCCGAACCAATTCGACGAAGATCAACCGGTGCTCAAGGCCGGCATGATGGGTAACGTCATGCTGCCAACCAGTGAAACGAAGCTCGCGCTGGTGGTGCCGAAAGATGCCGTCGTGCTCAACCGAGGCTCGAAGGTGATTTACGTGGTGGCTCCGGCCGAGCAAGGTCAGATTGCCAAGATGGTGCCGGTGACCCTGGGCATTCACGATGGAAGCGATATCGAAGTCATGGGCGAGTTAGAACCGGGCATGAGTGTGGTAACGCACGGCAACGAGCGGTTGCGTCCTGGCCAGCCAATCACGGTGTTGCCGGCGACTTCCACCGCAAGTGCCGCTGGTCGTTAG
- a CDS encoding mandelate racemase/muconate lactonizing enzyme family protein: MTKPTDIVVRDVKPSTETIQYRTPMKFGGRVVNDVTLFNVEITVETKNGKVGQGFGSMPMGNVWGWPSQQVDSSQTLSTMIEAARRFSAEADKLNEAAHPLQHARSLHQPLMSIGKQLETELSLPEAIPPLALLVAGSPIDAALHDAYGKALGLNSYNTLGKEFIEEDLSGFLNEDFAGEYLDQYTTRDPQPTMPLYHLVGALDPLDHDELEQPVGDGLPETLAQWIVADGLTHLKIKLNGDDLDWDVARVAKIDKVSTAAQSQRGVRSWFYSLDFNEKCASVQYVLDFLAKLQEVSPSAMDRVQYIEQPTHRDLRKHPENKMHAAAKIKPVVIDESLIDLDTLFLSREQGYSGVALKACKGHSEALLMGAAAQKYQLFLCVQDLTCPGASFLHSASIAARLPTIAAIEGNGRQYCPAGNDLWRDRFPAMFNITNGTVGTGILTGPGLGF, encoded by the coding sequence ATGACTAAGCCCACCGATATCGTCGTTCGCGACGTTAAGCCTTCGACCGAAACCATTCAGTATCGCACCCCGATGAAGTTTGGGGGGCGTGTCGTCAACGACGTGACTCTCTTCAACGTCGAGATCACGGTCGAAACCAAGAACGGCAAAGTCGGCCAAGGATTCGGCTCGATGCCGATGGGCAACGTCTGGGGTTGGCCTTCGCAGCAAGTCGACAGCAGTCAGACGCTCAGTACGATGATCGAAGCCGCCCGGCGTTTCTCGGCCGAAGCCGACAAACTGAACGAGGCCGCGCATCCACTGCAGCATGCCCGCTCGCTGCATCAGCCGTTAATGAGTATCGGCAAGCAGTTGGAAACCGAACTCTCGCTGCCGGAAGCGATTCCTCCGCTGGCCCTCTTGGTCGCTGGCAGTCCGATCGATGCGGCTCTGCACGATGCCTATGGCAAAGCTCTGGGACTCAACAGCTACAACACGCTCGGCAAAGAGTTCATCGAGGAAGACCTCTCCGGCTTCTTGAACGAAGACTTCGCCGGCGAGTACCTCGACCAGTACACTACCCGCGACCCACAGCCCACCATGCCGCTGTATCACTTGGTGGGGGCGCTCGATCCGCTGGATCACGACGAACTCGAGCAACCGGTCGGAGATGGCCTGCCTGAGACGTTGGCCCAATGGATTGTGGCCGATGGTCTGACGCATCTGAAGATCAAGCTCAACGGCGACGATCTCGACTGGGATGTGGCCCGGGTTGCCAAGATCGACAAGGTCTCGACCGCCGCGCAGTCGCAGCGCGGCGTCAGGTCGTGGTTCTACTCGCTCGACTTCAACGAGAAGTGTGCCAGCGTGCAGTACGTGCTCGACTTCCTGGCCAAACTACAAGAGGTCAGCCCTTCGGCCATGGACCGCGTGCAGTACATCGAACAGCCGACCCATCGCGATCTGCGTAAGCACCCTGAAAACAAGATGCACGCGGCCGCCAAGATCAAGCCGGTGGTGATCGACGAATCGCTGATCGATCTCGACACGCTCTTTCTCTCCCGCGAGCAAGGCTACAGCGGCGTGGCGTTGAAAGCGTGCAAAGGGCACTCCGAGGCCTTGCTGATGGGGGCCGCGGCTCAGAAGTACCAGCTATTTCTGTGCGTGCAAGATCTGACCTGCCCCGGAGCCTCGTTCCTGCACTCGGCCAGCATCGCCGCTCGCCTACCCACCATTGCCGCGATCGAAGGGAACGGCCGGCAATACTGTCCGGCCGGCAACGACCTCTGGCGCGACCGCTTCCCAGCCATGTTCAACATCACCAACGGCACCGTCGGCACCGGCATCCTCACCGGGCCCGGCCTGGGTTTTTAG
- a CDS encoding efflux RND transporter permease subunit, with amino-acid sequence MIQFFLNNPVKVSVGVLLMALFGIVALWRMPMALTPEVETPTISIETKWPGASPQEIEQEIVVEQEEQLKSVEGISKMTSESSDSQAKITLEFLVGTNMDEALLKVNSRLAQVPDYPEDADQPVITTANSSDRPIAWFVLSARRPSDEQYAEMRKKYPKLKEVIDEVEFAPNIGVQMLKLRRASEKYPEFQELMPPATLDIQTLKRFAEDEIEARFERVKGVSQSNVIGGLEDEIQVIVHPERLAARSLTVSDVRRVLSGQNEDTSAGDFWEGKRRWVVRTLGQFRTPEQVENQLLAVRDGVPVYVRDIGEVQHGYKKPTGIMRRFGESAIGINCVRETNANVLDVMDGLRQVREELDEGLLKSRGLQLVQVYDETDYIYSSVDLVRQNIFIGGALTICVLMLFLHLGARTLLLIPPAMALAIASATVSGWLFIPCLILLITAGFWFARGALVVALAIPTSIIGTFLILGALGRSLNVISLAGLAFAVGMLVDNAVVVLENIYRHYQMGDPPLKAAAKGTQEVWGAVFASTATTVAVFLPIVFVQEEAGQLFRDIALAISAAVALSLVVSMSVIPTAASRLFHRNPKGKQGATEKGNGKPSHQAIAAASGIEAGIGSAGSSTIEAIVSLNRWLMGSVTRRVAIIALILVGTVGISWALWPKVEYLPTGNRNLVFGILLPPPGYNIDQLMFLGETVEEELKPYWDVDPDDPAVQNAKYPAISDFFFVARGRQVFMGLRTYDDQRCGELVPLVSSVGAKLPGTFAVAKQSSLFERGLTAGRTVEIEITGPELDKLVELGGEMLMRVKGAGPFMGKGLIPDAQVRPVPSLDLSSPELHIEPKLVQAAEMGISSADLGYTANALIDGAYAGDYFLDGKKIDLTILGETNFADSTQKIGALPIATPGGELVPLAALADVNISSGPEQINHRERLRSITIEVSPPETMPLENAMQMISTQLVDPMTAEGKIPSGYRVGLSGTADKLTDTWNALWINVLLALVITYLLMAALFESWIYPFVIILSVPLGAVGGVMALALLNLFYFQSLDVLTMLGFVILIGTVVNNPILIVHQALNHMRDDGMELNDAVLESVRSRIRPIFMTTMTTVLGLMPLVLFPGSGSELYRGLGSVVLGGLLVSTFLTLILVPSLFSLTVETYEGLVAPWRRDEEDGESSDRLPEDDFEAISPPEYAAAPSHQ; translated from the coding sequence ATGATCCAGTTTTTCCTGAACAATCCGGTGAAAGTCTCTGTGGGGGTGCTGCTGATGGCCCTCTTCGGAATCGTCGCTCTCTGGCGAATGCCGATGGCTTTGACGCCTGAGGTTGAGACCCCCACGATCTCGATTGAAACGAAGTGGCCTGGAGCGAGCCCTCAGGAAATCGAACAAGAGATCGTCGTCGAGCAGGAAGAGCAGCTCAAAAGCGTCGAAGGCATCAGCAAGATGACCTCCGAAAGCAGCGACTCGCAGGCCAAAATCACGCTCGAGTTCCTCGTCGGTACCAACATGGACGAGGCCCTGCTCAAGGTGAACAGCCGCCTCGCTCAAGTGCCAGACTATCCTGAAGATGCCGATCAGCCGGTGATTACCACCGCCAATTCATCCGATCGACCGATCGCCTGGTTCGTGCTCAGTGCTCGCCGTCCTTCCGACGAACAGTACGCCGAAATGCGGAAGAAGTATCCCAAGCTGAAAGAGGTGATCGACGAAGTCGAGTTCGCACCCAATATCGGCGTGCAGATGCTGAAGCTGCGTCGGGCGTCGGAAAAATACCCGGAATTCCAAGAGCTGATGCCGCCGGCAACGCTCGATATTCAAACTCTGAAGCGATTCGCCGAAGACGAAATCGAAGCCCGCTTCGAACGCGTCAAGGGGGTTTCGCAGTCGAACGTGATCGGCGGTCTGGAAGACGAAATCCAAGTGATCGTCCACCCCGAACGCCTGGCGGCCCGTAGCTTGACCGTCTCGGACGTTCGCCGCGTGCTGTCCGGCCAGAACGAAGACACCTCGGCCGGTGACTTCTGGGAAGGCAAGCGGCGGTGGGTTGTTCGTACGCTGGGTCAATTTCGCACGCCGGAGCAAGTCGAGAATCAACTGTTGGCCGTGCGCGATGGTGTGCCAGTTTACGTGCGTGATATTGGCGAAGTCCAGCATGGCTACAAGAAGCCGACCGGCATCATGCGGCGTTTTGGCGAGTCGGCCATTGGCATCAACTGTGTGCGTGAGACCAATGCCAACGTGCTGGACGTGATGGATGGTTTGCGGCAAGTGCGCGAGGAACTAGACGAAGGCCTGCTCAAATCGCGTGGCCTGCAGTTGGTGCAGGTCTACGACGAAACCGACTACATCTACTCGTCGGTTGACCTGGTTCGCCAGAACATCTTCATCGGTGGCGCCCTCACGATTTGCGTGCTGATGCTGTTCCTGCATCTCGGGGCACGCACGTTGCTATTGATTCCACCGGCGATGGCCCTGGCGATTGCTTCGGCAACGGTCAGCGGGTGGCTGTTCATTCCTTGCCTGATCTTGCTCATCACGGCTGGCTTCTGGTTCGCGCGTGGCGCGCTCGTGGTTGCCTTGGCGATTCCGACCAGTATCATCGGCACGTTTTTGATCCTAGGAGCACTGGGGCGATCGCTGAACGTGATCAGCTTGGCTGGTCTGGCGTTTGCCGTGGGGATGCTGGTCGACAACGCGGTCGTGGTGCTCGAGAATATCTATCGTCACTATCAGATGGGCGATCCCCCGTTGAAAGCGGCCGCGAAGGGTACGCAGGAAGTGTGGGGAGCCGTGTTTGCTTCGACGGCGACGACCGTGGCCGTCTTTTTGCCAATCGTCTTCGTACAGGAAGAAGCGGGGCAGTTGTTTCGAGACATTGCCTTGGCTATCAGTGCGGCCGTCGCGCTTTCGTTGGTCGTATCGATGTCGGTGATTCCGACAGCTGCCTCGCGTCTTTTCCATCGCAACCCCAAAGGAAAACAGGGCGCCACCGAGAAAGGAAACGGCAAGCCTTCGCACCAGGCAATTGCCGCTGCCTCGGGAATTGAAGCCGGCATCGGCAGCGCCGGAAGTTCGACGATCGAGGCCATCGTCAGTCTCAATCGCTGGTTGATGGGCAGCGTGACCCGTCGTGTGGCCATCATTGCTTTGATTCTGGTCGGCACGGTCGGCATCAGTTGGGCCCTGTGGCCGAAAGTCGAATACCTGCCCACCGGGAACCGAAACCTAGTCTTCGGGATTCTGTTGCCGCCGCCGGGGTACAACATCGATCAGCTGATGTTCCTGGGGGAAACGGTGGAAGAAGAACTGAAGCCCTACTGGGATGTCGATCCGGACGATCCCGCCGTGCAGAATGCCAAGTATCCGGCGATCAGCGACTTCTTCTTCGTCGCTCGCGGGCGTCAGGTGTTCATGGGGCTGCGTACCTACGACGACCAGCGCTGCGGCGAATTGGTTCCGTTGGTTTCCAGCGTTGGCGCGAAGCTGCCGGGGACCTTCGCGGTGGCCAAGCAGTCGAGTCTCTTTGAACGGGGGCTGACCGCAGGCCGAACCGTGGAAATCGAAATTACCGGGCCGGAACTCGATAAGCTCGTCGAGTTGGGTGGCGAGATGCTGATGCGGGTCAAAGGGGCCGGACCGTTCATGGGTAAGGGGCTGATTCCCGACGCCCAGGTTCGCCCCGTGCCAAGCTTGGACCTTTCCAGCCCGGAACTGCATATCGAACCAAAGCTGGTCCAGGCCGCGGAAATGGGGATCAGCAGTGCCGACCTAGGCTATACGGCTAACGCGCTGATCGACGGTGCCTACGCCGGCGACTATTTCCTGGATGGTAAGAAAATTGACCTGACCATCCTGGGGGAAACCAACTTCGCCGACAGCACGCAAAAGATTGGTGCCTTGCCGATCGCGACCCCCGGCGGCGAACTCGTTCCGCTGGCTGCCCTGGCCGACGTGAACATCAGCAGCGGCCCCGAGCAGATCAACCATCGCGAACGCCTCCGCTCGATCACCATCGAAGTGTCACCCCCAGAGACGATGCCGTTGGAAAACGCCATGCAGATGATCTCGACCCAACTGGTCGATCCGATGACCGCCGAAGGAAAGATCCCCAGCGGGTATCGCGTCGGGCTTTCCGGTACGGCCGATAAGTTGACCGACACCTGGAACGCATTATGGATCAACGTCCTCCTGGCACTGGTGATTACCTACCTGCTGATGGCGGCCCTGTTTGAATCGTGGATCTATCCCTTCGTGATCATTCTGTCGGTTCCGCTGGGGGCGGTCGGCGGCGTGATGGCCTTGGCCTTGTTGAACTTGTTTTACTTCCAATCGCTCGACGTGCTGACGATGCTTGGCTTCGTCATTTTGATTGGGACGGTGGTGAACAACCCGATTCTGATCGTGCACCAGGCCCTCAATCACATGCGGGACGATGGAATGGAACTGAACGACGCCGTTCTGGAGAGCGTGCGCTCGCGCATTCGGCCGATCTTTATGACCACGATGACTACCGTTTTGGGGCTGATGCCGCTGGTCCTGTTTCCTGGTTCCGGCAGCGAGCTTTACCGTGGGCTCGGTAGCGTGGTGCTGGGGGGGCTGCTGGTCTCGACCTTCCTGACGCTGATCCTGGTGCCGAGCCTCTTTAGCCTGACGGTCGAGACGTATGAAGGGCTCGTGGCCCCCTGGCGGCGTGATGAAGAGGATGGAGAGTCGTCCGATCGTCTGCCAGAGGATGATTTCGAGGCGATTTCCCCGCCGGAATACGCGGCGGCACCCAGTCATCAATAA